The Novosphingobium terrae genome segment CGGCGCCTGCGGTGCTGATCATTGGCGGCGCGGGCGGGGTGGGCTCGATTGCGATCCAGCTGCTGCGGGCCCTGACTGACTTGACCGTGATCGCCACCGCCTCGCGCCCCGAAACGCGTGATTGGGTGAAGGAGCTTGGTGCGCATCATGTGCTGGATCACAGCCAGCCTTTGGCGGCTCAGGTTGCGGCGCTGGGGCTGGGCGCGCCGGGGCTGGTCTTTTCCACCACGCACAGCGACCAGCATCAGGCCGAGATTGTCGAGCTGATCGCGCCTCAGGGCCGTTTCGCGCTGATCGACGATCCGGAGAGCTTCGATATCATGCCCTTCAAGCGCAAGGCGGTCTCGGTGCATTGGGAGATGATGTTCACGCGCCCCCTCTTCGAAACCGCCGATATCGAGGAGCAGGCGAGGCTGCTCGATGCGGTGGCCGATCTGGTCGATGCGGGCAAGATCCGCAGCACGCTGACCGAGGTGATGCGGCCCGTTGATGCCGCCAACCTCAAGCAGGCCCATGCCTTGCTGGAAAGCAACCGCATGCGGGGCAAGCTGGTGCTGGAAGGCTGGCCGGATTAACCCAGAGCAGCCTGCACAGCGGCCCCGGCATGCAGCGCGGTGGTGTCGAACACCGGCACTGCGCTGTCATCGGGGCCGACCAGCAGCATGATCTCGGTGCAGCCAAGAATGATC includes the following:
- a CDS encoding zinc-binding alcohol dehydrogenase family protein gives rise to the protein MRAIGYAQPGSLDRADALIDIDLPQPVPQGRDILVRVRAVSVNPVDTKVRRGAGPLGGADWRVLGWDAAGVVEAVGPLVTRLGIGDVVYYAGSISRDGSNAEYQLVDERIVGRKPASLDWAQAAALPLTAITAWEALFDRLRVRDAVPGAAPAVLIIGGAGGVGSIAIQLLRALTDLTVIATASRPETRDWVKELGAHHVLDHSQPLAAQVAALGLGAPGLVFSTTHSDQHQAEIVELIAPQGRFALIDDPESFDIMPFKRKAVSVHWEMMFTRPLFETADIEEQARLLDAVADLVDAGKIRSTLTEVMRPVDAANLKQAHALLESNRMRGKLVLEGWPD